The genomic DNA CCGCATCACCCAGCAACTGATCATCGAGACCGCAGAGAAAGTATTTCTGGAATACGGGTACCACAAAGCCACAATAACCAGAATCAGTCAGGAGGCAAATGTGGGATACGGTACTGTTTACAGCCATTTTCGCGGAAAAGAAGATCTCATGAACAGGGTTGTTGATCGGGCCATGGAAAATTTCAACAGCTTGCTCAACATTGACAAGCCCATCAACAATCTGGAAGACCTGAAAGAAACTTTCCGGGATAAAATCCACGCCACCCTGGTCATGGCCGATGCCCGGCGCCCCCTTTTCAAAGTGCTGCAGAAATCACTGGGGCAATCCGATGCCGTATTTGAACACTGGGACAAAATCATCGATCACTTCATCGCTCGCATCAAGAGGGACCTTGAAAAAGGGAGGGAAATTGGCCTGGTATCCCGCAACCTGGACCTGCAATTGTCAGCCAAGGCAATTATCCTGATGCTGGAAAGTTTCCTGTGGGAGATTGTACATGACCGGGAATCCGAACTGGACCCGCTGACCGATACCCTGACAGAGCTGTTTATCCAGGGGCTGTCTGAACGGGAGAAATCGCCCCTGTTCAAGATATTGAGTTAGAAAGAGAGTACCCTTTCCTCGGTGACGATGGCGTCAACACGGCGATCCCAGGGATCCACCGGTACCTGTTCCACTATCTGGTGATCAAAAACCGTGGCCACGAGTGGGGTGTTTTCCTGCAGCCGCTCAAAAAATCGATCATAGTAACCGCCCCCGTAACCGAGCCTGTTCCCTGACAGGTCAAAAGCCACCCCGGGTACAATTACCATATCGATCAAACGGGGTTCCACAGGGCGCAATTTTTCGGGCGGGGGCTCGGGGATCCCGTATTCCCCGGGAACAAGATCATCATCCCAATTCAACAA from Bacillota bacterium includes the following:
- a CDS encoding TetR/AcrR family transcriptional regulator translates to MRGKVYKKRPYLRSRITQQLIIETAEKVFLEYGYHKATITRISQEANVGYGTVYSHFRGKEDLMNRVVDRAMENFNSLLNIDKPINNLEDLKETFRDKIHATLVMADARRPLFKVLQKSLGQSDAVFEHWDKIIDHFIARIKRDLEKGREIGLVSRNLDLQLSAKAIILMLESFLWEIVHDRESELDPLTDTLTELFIQGLSEREKSPLFKILS